A section of the Candidatus Poribacteria bacterium genome encodes:
- a CDS encoding 7-carboxy-7-deazaguanine synthase QueE, with amino-acid sequence MKFSELFHTIQGEGQLIGVPSVFFRTSYCNLRCVWCDTPYTSWEPEDKDISIDESVDAISQYGCKHVVITGGEPFIQPQALTELCYELDKRGHHITIETNATLFATVAAHLISMSPKLRNSNPPPNNRFFKRHERERIRPDVIRKFLDAYPCQVKFVVDTPEDLSEIQALQTEIDIPAETILLMPQGTTPVMLQQKQEWLVDLCKENGYRYSPRVHVDIWGDKRGV; translated from the coding sequence ATGAAATTTAGCGAACTCTTCCATACGATTCAGGGAGAGGGACAACTCATCGGAGTTCCCTCTGTCTTCTTCCGAACAAGTTATTGCAATCTGAGATGTGTTTGGTGTGATACACCTTACACATCTTGGGAACCTGAAGATAAGGACATCTCTATCGATGAAAGCGTTGACGCGATCTCGCAATACGGCTGTAAACATGTCGTTATCACCGGTGGAGAACCCTTTATTCAACCACAAGCGTTGACGGAACTCTGTTATGAACTCGATAAGCGCGGGCATCATATCACAATTGAAACGAATGCCACGCTCTTTGCGACAGTAGCGGCACATCTGATTTCCATGAGTCCCAAGTTACGTAACTCCAACCCACCACCGAACAATCGTTTTTTCAAACGCCACGAGCGTGAACGTATCCGTCCCGACGTTATCCGTAAGTTTTTAGATGCGTATCCGTGCCAAGTGAAATTTGTTGTGGATACCCCTGAAGATCTATCGGAAATCCAAGCATTACAGACGGAGATTGATATTCCTGCCGAGACAATCCTTTTGATGCCGCAAGGGACAACACCCGTCATGCTACAACAGAAACAGGAATGGTTGGTGGACCTCTGCAAAGAAAACGGGTATCGCTATTCCCCGCGCGTGCACGTAGATATATGGGGAGACAAGCGCGGGGTCTAA
- a CDS encoding VOC family protein, translating into MAVTFHHVHLRCEDLEGAVRYYEEMFDGKVTETVEVRGLPIVRMEIGGERIFLSPKFGDMEVEDTSGNPRWGVYQLAFTVEDLDAEVAKLQAKGAELEDLKPNGLMMAFFTGPDNVQIELIEA; encoded by the coding sequence ATGGCAGTTACATTTCACCACGTTCATCTTCGCTGTGAAGATTTAGAAGGTGCAGTTCGTTATTATGAAGAGATGTTTGATGGAAAGGTCACCGAGACGGTGGAGGTTCGAGGGTTACCCATCGTACGGATGGAAATTGGGGGTGAACGGATCTTCCTCTCACCCAAGTTTGGCGACATGGAAGTGGAAGACACCAGCGGAAATCCACGTTGGGGCGTTTATCAACTCGCTTTTACTGTAGAGGACTTGGACGCTGAGGTCGCGAAACTTCAAGCGAAGGGCGCGGAACTCGAAGACTTGAAACCCAATGGGTTGATGATGGCGTTTTTCACGGGACCCGACAACGTTCAAATTGAACTCATTGAAGCGTAA
- a CDS encoding STAS domain-containing protein has product MSMQIRRQGNVAIVEPSGKLVGPSVVELRKAIAPQIETYDEPRILINFENVSMIDSSGLGALMEARALATRKQGRVGAIHVSKHIKNLVVLSRLVSMFEHYDNEDAAVLGLSA; this is encoded by the coding sequence GTGTCAATGCAAATTCGGCGACAAGGCAATGTAGCGATTGTGGAACCCAGTGGAAAATTAGTGGGACCCTCCGTCGTAGAATTACGAAAGGCAATCGCGCCGCAAATAGAGACTTACGACGAGCCGCGGATCCTTATCAACTTTGAGAACGTCAGTATGATCGACAGTTCAGGACTTGGTGCTCTTATGGAGGCACGTGCCCTTGCGACTCGAAAACAAGGTCGCGTTGGTGCGATCCATGTTAGCAAACATATCAAAAACTTGGTCGTTCTGAGTCGTCTCGTGAGTATGTTTGAGCATTACGACAATGAGGATGCGGCAGTTTTAGGACTCTCCGCATAG
- a CDS encoding M81 family metallopeptidase → MTTLAIAGIMHESNTFSDTPTDAAAFSQTHAGNIIKTWGEAHHEISGFIQGATQYDYTIYPTFMATAMPAGRVTDDVFDRMTEILIQHLKAAPKHEGLLLALHGAMAVESYPDGDGEVLRRLRDAFGQDFPIVVTLDQHANVSKQMVTESTALVIYKTTPHIDQRQRGLQAAELMMRILRGEVTPTQALAKPPMLLNILYHVTSVPPMAPILNTATQLEESPNILVGNVAVGYPYADVHEAGPAFVVVTDNDPKLAQSEADRLSDMLWNVRGQLTLDLPDAAQAVEQAIQSEKHPAILVEMGDNIGGGSPGDSTFILSELVRQEASGFVVVVFDPEAVQTCIQAGVGGTVSLEVGGKADNLHGDPVPIRGTVRLIHDGQYIETQPRHGGVRYHNQGLTTVVTVGDSLVVLTSRRQTPFSLQQLYSLGIDPTEMRMIVVKAAVAYRAAYEPIAGQIIEVDTPGLTAVNPLHFEYHNLRRPLFPLDDL, encoded by the coding sequence ATGACAACGCTTGCTATCGCCGGAATCATGCACGAATCGAACACATTTAGCGACACCCCCACCGACGCCGCTGCCTTCTCTCAAACCCACGCCGGTAATATAATAAAGACGTGGGGAGAAGCACATCACGAAATAAGCGGATTCATTCAAGGCGCCACACAATACGATTATACGATCTATCCGACGTTCATGGCGACTGCAATGCCCGCAGGACGCGTGACGGACGATGTGTTCGACCGGATGACCGAGATATTAATCCAGCACCTCAAAGCCGCCCCGAAACACGAAGGACTCCTGCTCGCACTGCACGGGGCGATGGCAGTCGAGAGTTATCCCGACGGCGATGGCGAGGTCTTACGACGGCTCCGAGATGCATTCGGGCAGGACTTTCCGATTGTTGTCACGCTTGACCAACACGCCAACGTCTCCAAGCAGATGGTCACCGAATCCACGGCACTCGTGATTTACAAGACAACGCCGCATATCGATCAACGCCAACGCGGACTACAGGCAGCAGAACTGATGATGCGGATACTCCGAGGAGAGGTTACACCCACACAAGCACTCGCCAAACCGCCGATGCTCCTCAATATCCTGTATCACGTCACCAGTGTGCCGCCGATGGCACCTATTCTCAACACCGCGACGCAGTTAGAAGAAAGCCCGAATATCCTCGTCGGGAACGTCGCCGTCGGCTATCCGTATGCCGATGTCCATGAGGCGGGACCCGCCTTCGTCGTTGTCACTGATAACGACCCGAAACTCGCCCAAAGCGAAGCCGATCGCCTCTCCGACATGCTTTGGAATGTCCGTGGACAACTCACGCTCGATCTCCCCGATGCCGCGCAGGCAGTTGAGCAAGCCATACAATCTGAAAAACATCCCGCTATTCTTGTCGAAATGGGGGATAACATCGGCGGTGGTTCACCCGGGGATAGCACTTTCATTCTATCGGAGTTGGTCCGGCAGGAAGCCTCCGGATTCGTTGTCGTCGTTTTTGATCCAGAGGCTGTTCAAACGTGTATTCAGGCGGGAGTCGGTGGGACAGTCTCCCTCGAAGTCGGTGGAAAAGCGGACAACCTACACGGCGATCCCGTCCCGATTCGCGGCACTGTCCGGCTCATCCACGACGGACAGTACATAGAAACGCAACCTCGGCACGGCGGGGTGAGATACCACAATCAGGGGTTGACGACTGTCGTGACAGTCGGAGATTCTCTGGTCGTCTTGACAAGTCGGCGACAGACACCCTTTAGTCTCCAGCAACTCTACAGTCTCGGCATCGACCCGACGGAGATGCGGATGATTGTCGTCAAAGCCGCCGTCGCCTACCGTGCCGCCTACGAACCCATTGCAGGACAGATTATCGAGGTAGACACACCCGGACTGACAGCGGTGAACCCGTTACATTTTGAATATCACAACCTCCGCCGACCGCTGTTTCCGTTAGATGATTTGTAG
- a CDS encoding four helix bundle protein gives MQNFRNLEVWKKSHALTLSVYESISQFPREEIYGLTSQIRRACASIPTNIAEGSGRESAADFARFLQIAVGSASETEYLVLLAHDLKYITTAQYTELIETTIRVKKMLIALLKRIRASKNQ, from the coding sequence TTGCAGAATTTCAGAAACTTAGAAGTGTGGAAAAAATCTCATGCATTAACATTAAGTGTATATGAATCAATATCCCAGTTCCCCCGCGAAGAAATATATGGATTGACAAGCCAAATTCGTCGAGCCTGTGCCTCCATACCAACCAATATAGCTGAAGGGAGTGGGAGAGAAAGTGCCGCTGATTTCGCTCGTTTTCTTCAAATAGCAGTCGGATCCGCAAGCGAAACCGAGTATCTTGTTCTACTCGCTCACGATCTAAAATACATTACCACAGCACAGTACACCGAATTAATAGAGACAACGATTCGCGTGAAGAAAATGCTTATCGCTTTACTAAAGCGTATCAGAGCCAGTAAGAACCAATAA
- a CDS encoding GNAT family N-acetyltransferase yields MGNRVLPICESKSINIVSIDPDKRSVLIPLFTNYLPQRIFIHSVLEGHSGIALADSKTDPRVAQLTHPGWAILGGDATHPMAQKLVQQLSEMWVIPTSAAWRALILHVHGYHIKQIPGIAFSPESLNLRHLRNLQKRIPRDCHIERVDISLANRLRNEGLSSFPGFSSLADFAERGIGFCATIEGRIISHAVSLMQCREGIHIGIETHPDFRNMGFATVVAAKLLEDCIARGIYPHWSASSENAASLHLAEKLGYVRDDVYETLGVFAKTS; encoded by the coding sequence TTGGGGAACAGAGTATTACCGATTTGTGAAAGTAAGTCGATAAATATCGTATCAATTGACCCAGATAAACGGAGCGTGCTTATCCCGCTCTTTACCAATTATCTTCCCCAGCGTATCTTCATTCACAGCGTTCTTGAGGGACATAGCGGCATCGCGCTTGCAGATTCAAAAACGGATCCACGGGTTGCTCAATTAACGCATCCGGGGTGGGCGATACTCGGTGGTGATGCGACGCATCCCATGGCGCAAAAATTGGTCCAGCAATTATCAGAAATGTGGGTTATTCCTACCTCAGCGGCATGGCGCGCGTTGATCCTTCACGTCCATGGTTATCATATCAAACAGATACCCGGCATTGCGTTTTCACCGGAATCCCTCAATCTCAGACATCTGCGGAACCTCCAAAAACGGATCCCTCGCGATTGCCATATTGAACGCGTTGACATTTCCTTGGCGAACCGACTTAGAAATGAAGGGCTTTCCAGTTTCCCGGGTTTCAGTTCGCTCGCTGATTTCGCTGAACGGGGGATCGGCTTCTGTGCAACGATTGAGGGTCGTATTATCAGTCATGCCGTCTCACTGATGCAATGTCGTGAAGGGATTCATATTGGGATTGAAACGCATCCTGACTTTCGCAACATGGGATTTGCGACGGTTGTCGCGGCTAAACTGCTTGAGGACTGTATTGCGCGCGGCATTTATCCGCATTGGTCCGCCAGTTCTGAAAATGCGGCTTCTCTTCATTTGGCTGAGAAACTCGGATATGTCCGTGATGACGTATACGAGACGCTCGGTGTGTTCGCAAAAACGTCGTAA
- a CDS encoding LamG domain-containing protein, with translation MTLIISVAFKLRYSTVFLATLCVLFGQSIDVAGELVARWEFNEGNGNTVKDSSGKGHDGAFAGGDPQWVPGVAGSALAFDGDDYVAIDAWITETGAADFTITAWIKTTKTSVSFLTKNNGDRVLDFHEKLFYVGDAATSEGGKTGAVEWVGHSCDWIRGDTDVSDGKWHHVAVTWEFKALEGHIYVNGIEGVHHMGYNGGTDIKGNTWQIGFTSGWPGGIDYEGAVDDIRIYDSTLTTDEIEEAMVEGLAVDPTGLLTVSWGKIKMQ, from the coding sequence ATGACACTTATCATATCTGTCGCTTTTAAGTTACGCTATTCCACTGTATTTTTGGCAACGTTGTGCGTCCTTTTTGGGCAATCCATTGATGTAGCAGGAGAATTGGTGGCGCGCTGGGAGTTTAATGAAGGTAACGGCAATACCGTTAAAGATAGCTCTGGCAAGGGCCATGATGGTGCCTTCGCCGGTGGGGATCCACAGTGGGTACCTGGTGTTGCGGGCAGTGCTTTGGCGTTTGATGGTGATGACTACGTTGCCATTGATGCTTGGATTACAGAAACGGGTGCCGCAGATTTCACGATTACGGCTTGGATAAAAACCACCAAGACCAGCGTTAGTTTTCTGACGAAGAACAATGGGGATCGGGTACTTGACTTTCATGAAAAACTGTTTTACGTGGGAGATGCGGCGACTTCAGAAGGCGGTAAGACCGGAGCCGTCGAATGGGTCGGTCACAGTTGCGACTGGATACGAGGCGATACAGATGTTTCGGACGGTAAGTGGCACCACGTCGCCGTGACTTGGGAGTTCAAAGCACTGGAGGGGCATATCTATGTCAATGGGATAGAAGGCGTCCATCACATGGGGTATAACGGTGGCACGGATATAAAAGGAAACACGTGGCAGATTGGATTTACAAGCGGCTGGCCCGGTGGGATCGATTACGAGGGTGCCGTTGATGACATCCGAATTTATGACTCGACACTGACTACCGATGAGATTGAAGAGGCTATGGTTGAAGGACTTGCGGTTGACCCGACCGGTCTTCTCACTGTGAGTTGGGGAAAGATCAAGATGCAATAG
- a CDS encoding N-6 DNA methylase translates to MTFQTHCERYLQSIHHTQSTSEATPELSLFPHLQAFLEGIAVDHFDRETVRFTQEPRRLDQIGRPDFIAMDGLLPIGYIEAEAYGRDLDALTGHAAEQNARFIENLDNFVLTNFVEFRLYTDGQLRATVNIQDDPENLETLLERFLNVGSLQIASPEVLARYLARRTRELQTQIATTLTDENSNIHAMFSAFRETLISTLTPDDFSDMYAQTLAYGLFAARCTLPNATNFSRHTAVEALPRSNPFLIELFYHVASPTLETNVTYILDDIASLLRNVPTEMLRTAFVARNHLEDPVIHFYETFLAEYDPQRRVDRGVYYTPPQVISYIVRSVDSLLKTELNRPDGLADDGTLILDPATGTGGFLLTVLDHIRESVTETYGTGEWSPYINAQLVKRIFGFELLVAPYTIAHLKLSLFLQAQGWHADERLRIYLTNTLENPGEMQPSLPFAGFISDEANAALSVKRDEPLLVILGNPPYPRDSANPSRVGRELTFIGELIEDYRQVDGEPLGERNSKTLQADYVKFTRWAQWRIDKNGEGIVGYIVNNSFLDGPMFRGMRKSLLDSFNAIYLFNLHGSNRRTEAVPEAQRDENVFDISQGVCILLCVKEHDNPEQAKVYYADMWGLREDKYRILSETDVQSTEWCELQPTSPRYLFVPQVTDHSAEYESGWELTDIFHTGSVGIATGRDGLTIHQTTEQLRETVSDFVSLTEIEVKEKYDLKDSGDWNVPSAQTDLRNHPDADQHVASTHYRPFDTRWTYYTGQTSGFHARPRRDVMRHLLAENPTLCICRVVKSPMWQHALITDQITDKSYISNRTSESTYVFPLYLYPDPEELGISTERSLNFKPTFLTVLSEVLGLRQVAPFHLPVGVAPEEILAYIYAILYSPTYRERYYAFLRYDFPRIPLPQNLDQFRTLAALGQQLIDCHLLKESRPEVAPTGRGISTVHRFEGEGDGVVSRVRYSDGRVWVNPTQYFTDVPVAVWEYEVGAYQVCEKWLKDRRGEALRHEDVRQYRAILVAVAETLRVMGEIDGVLWEGV, encoded by the coding sequence ATGACTTTCCAAACACATTGCGAGCGTTATCTACAAAGCATACACCATACACAAAGCACTTCAGAGGCGACCCCAGAACTCTCATTATTTCCACATCTCCAAGCGTTTCTCGAAGGGATTGCTGTTGACCATTTCGACAGAGAGACCGTCCGATTCACGCAGGAACCGAGAAGGTTAGATCAGATCGGTAGACCAGACTTCATCGCGATGGACGGGTTGCTGCCTATCGGTTATATTGAGGCGGAAGCATACGGCAGGGACCTCGATGCGCTCACGGGACATGCAGCGGAACAGAACGCTCGATTTATTGAGAACCTCGATAACTTCGTCCTCACCAATTTCGTCGAATTCCGGCTGTATACGGACGGGCAGCTACGCGCAACTGTGAACATCCAAGACGATCCTGAGAATTTAGAGACGCTCCTGGAACGGTTTCTGAATGTTGGGAGTCTCCAAATTGCGTCGCCAGAGGTCTTAGCGAGATACCTCGCGAGACGGACACGGGAACTCCAGACTCAGATCGCAACGACGCTCACCGATGAAAATAGCAACATCCACGCGATGTTCTCGGCGTTCAGGGAGACGCTCATCTCTACGCTGACCCCAGATGATTTTTCGGATATGTATGCCCAAACGCTCGCCTACGGATTATTCGCGGCGCGCTGCACCCTACCGAATGCGACGAATTTCTCACGGCATACGGCTGTTGAGGCACTTCCGAGGTCAAATCCGTTTCTCATCGAACTCTTTTATCACGTCGCCTCTCCGACATTGGAGACGAATGTCACTTACATTCTGGACGACATCGCGTCGCTGCTCCGCAACGTCCCGACGGAGATGCTCCGTACGGCGTTTGTCGCGAGAAATCACCTCGAAGATCCGGTTATCCACTTCTACGAGACCTTCCTCGCTGAATACGACCCACAGCGACGCGTCGATCGGGGTGTCTATTACACACCGCCACAGGTGATCTCCTATATCGTCAGATCTGTGGATAGCCTCCTCAAAACGGAGTTGAACAGACCCGATGGTCTCGCCGATGACGGGACGCTCATCCTTGATCCTGCGACAGGCACCGGTGGATTCCTGCTGACGGTGTTGGATCATATCCGCGAGTCGGTCACGGAGACTTATGGCACGGGGGAATGGAGCCCGTATATCAACGCGCAGTTGGTGAAACGGATTTTCGGGTTTGAGTTGCTGGTTGCCCCGTATACGATCGCACATCTGAAGTTGAGTCTGTTCTTACAAGCGCAGGGGTGGCACGCCGATGAACGTCTCCGTATCTACCTCACGAATACGTTGGAGAACCCTGGGGAAATGCAGCCATCGTTGCCTTTTGCGGGGTTTATCTCGGATGAGGCGAACGCGGCATTGTCGGTGAAACGGGACGAACCGCTCCTTGTTATTCTCGGTAATCCGCCTTATCCGCGCGATTCTGCCAATCCAAGTCGCGTAGGTAGAGAGTTAACTTTTATTGGGGAACTCATTGAGGACTATAGACAGGTTGATGGAGAACCGCTCGGTGAAAGAAACTCCAAAACACTTCAAGCAGATTATGTGAAATTTACTCGGTGGGCGCAGTGGCGCATTGATAAAAACGGTGAAGGGATTGTCGGTTATATTGTCAATAATAGTTTCCTTGATGGTCCGATGTTCCGTGGGATGCGGAAAAGCCTATTAGACAGCTTCAACGCCATTTACTTGTTTAACCTACACGGGAGCAACAGAAGGACGGAAGCAGTTCCTGAGGCGCAGAGAGATGAAAATGTCTTTGACATTTCACAGGGGGTTTGCATCCTGTTATGTGTCAAAGAACACGATAATCCTGAACAGGCAAAAGTTTATTATGCAGACATGTGGGGACTCCGAGAAGATAAATATAGGATTCTTTCAGAAACCGATGTTCAATCCACTGAATGGTGTGAGTTACAACCGACATCACCTCGCTACCTGTTTGTGCCGCAAGTTACAGACCACAGTGCCGAATATGAAAGTGGATGGGAACTTACCGACATCTTTCATACGGGTTCGGTTGGGATTGCTACTGGTCGAGATGGATTGACAATTCATCAGACTACCGAGCAGTTACGCGAAACTGTATCTGACTTTGTGTCACTCACTGAAATTGAAGTAAAGGAAAAATACGATTTAAAGGATAGTGGTGATTGGAATGTTCCATCTGCTCAAACAGACCTCCGTAATCATCCCGATGCTGATCAACATGTCGCGTCCACCCATTACCGTCCATTCGACACACGCTGGACCTATTACACGGGACAAACATCGGGGTTTCACGCACGACCGCGTCGTGATGTTATGCGCCACTTATTAGCCGAAAATCCTACCCTTTGTATTTGCCGCGTCGTCAAAAGTCCAATGTGGCAACACGCCTTGATAACGGATCAAATCACTGATAAATCCTACATCTCAAACAGAACCAGTGAATCTACCTATGTATTTCCGCTCTATCTATATCCAGATCCCGAAGAATTGGGGATCTCAACGGAACGCTCGCTCAATTTCAAACCGACGTTCCTCACCGTGCTTTCAGAAGTGTTGGGGCTCCGGCAGGTGGCACCGTTTCATCTGCCTGTAGGTGTTGCGCCGGAGGAGATTCTCGCCTATATTTATGCAATCTTGTATAGTCCGACCTATCGCGAGCGGTATTATGCGTTTCTGCGATACGATTTCCCACGCATTCCGTTGCCACAAAACCTTGACCAGTTCCGCACGCTCGCGGCGTTGGGACAGCAGTTGATTGATTGTCATCTCTTGAAAGAATCGCGACCGGAGGTCGCTCCTACAGGGAGAGGGATTTCAACGGTGCATCGGTTTGAGGGTGAAGGCGACGGTGTCGTCTCACGGGTGCGGTATTCGGATGGACGGGTTTGGGTCAATCCGACCCAGTATTTCACGGATGTGCCTGTTGCGGTCTGGGAATATGAAGTGGGTGCGTATCAGGTGTGTGAGAAGTGGTTAAAAGATCGGCGCGGTGAGGCGTTGCGTCATGAAGATGTGCGGCAGTATCGTGCGATTTTGGTGGCTGTTGCGGAGACGTTACGGGTTATGGGGGAGATTGATGGGGTGCTGTGGGAGGGTGTCTAA
- a CDS encoding sugar phosphate isomerase/epimerase yields MKIAYAFRRCASYPYNGGGLPTDATDRRRFLDHAKAIGFDGIELPAMNLPDPEAKTLRLELEDAGIPCVAIRGGGGAAHPRVAAANKQSMINAVHFAANVGAGVVNSTVTTPPRDPNGKGTYRGESVSQGSSRLASAADYERTAKAVSEVAGIAANLGVEISIEVHQNSIADNSWSTLHLLELIDAPNVGVNPDLGNIYWTYDVPEESCEDAIVALASHVNYWHCKSLYRVHIPNLETAIYVQAPLPDGEIDYRFAIAALLDVNYDGYLAIEGIRDGDQFHQDGRSVAYVKSVLSDLG; encoded by the coding sequence ATGAAGATTGCGTACGCTTTTAGACGCTGTGCATCGTATCCGTATAACGGTGGCGGGTTACCTACCGATGCGACAGATCGACGCCGGTTTTTGGATCATGCTAAAGCGATTGGATTCGACGGGATTGAACTTCCTGCGATGAACCTCCCTGATCCTGAAGCCAAAACGCTCCGCTTGGAGCTTGAAGACGCTGGGATTCCATGCGTAGCGATTCGTGGTGGGGGTGGTGCGGCGCATCCGCGTGTCGCTGCTGCGAACAAACAGAGTATGATCAACGCTGTTCATTTTGCGGCGAATGTGGGTGCGGGGGTTGTGAATTCCACGGTTACCACGCCACCGCGTGACCCGAATGGTAAAGGCACGTATCGTGGTGAATCGGTCTCGCAAGGGTCGAGTCGTCTCGCGAGTGCGGCGGATTATGAACGCACTGCAAAAGCCGTGAGCGAAGTCGCCGGTATTGCTGCCAATCTGGGAGTAGAGATCTCCATAGAAGTCCATCAAAACTCGATTGCGGATAACAGTTGGTCGACACTGCATCTGTTAGAATTAATCGATGCCCCGAATGTCGGCGTGAATCCGGATTTGGGGAACATCTATTGGACTTACGATGTTCCAGAGGAATCGTGCGAAGATGCGATCGTTGCGCTTGCGTCGCACGTTAACTATTGGCATTGCAAGAGCCTCTATCGTGTGCATATCCCGAATCTGGAAACGGCTATCTACGTCCAAGCTCCGCTTCCTGATGGCGAGATCGACTACCGTTTCGCAATTGCGGCGTTATTGGATGTCAACTACGACGGTTATCTAGCAATCGAAGGTATCCGCGACGGCGACCAGTTCCATCAAGATGGTCGGAGTGTGGCGTATGTGAAATCGGTTTTGTCGGATTTGGGGTAA
- a CDS encoding STAS domain-containing protein — protein sequence MTIQIRRQDGIVILEPNGRIVGAAASELRKTLVGQIASDDDPRMLINFKNVHRIDSIGLSVLVEAHIAVMKKKGRIGMIHIGKHIKNVIVITRIVHLFEIFDSEDSAILALSA from the coding sequence ATGACCATTCAAATTCGCCGACAAGACGGCATCGTGATCTTGGAACCTAATGGAAGAATAGTGGGTGCTGCTGCTTCAGAATTACGGAAGACGCTCGTGGGGCAAATCGCGTCGGATGACGATCCACGTATGCTCATCAATTTCAAGAATGTCCATAGAATTGACAGTATCGGACTCAGCGTGCTTGTAGAGGCACACATCGCTGTGATGAAAAAGAAGGGGCGTATCGGGATGATCCATATCGGCAAACATATCAAAAATGTGATTGTTATTACCCGAATCGTCCATCTGTTTGAAATTTTCGACAGTGAGGATTCAGCAATTTTGGCGTTATCCGCATAG
- a CDS encoding HD domain-containing protein codes for MTQNGTRKNQIEEAIEVAAEAHQGQYRKGTDTPYITHPYAVGLILMEAGCPEAVIIGGILHDTVEDTDLTLEFIRERFGNAIAEIVDGCSENKALRWRARKTERIEALRTASPEVCTVTCADKLHNLRTIISEYDVIGDTVWDRFHGGVEDQAWYYRSILGAIAERDAALQKNGVRVKLSKHDSGANAESDGNDTAPQQGASDSNDAREAPAAIDAVNPHLFRQFQQAVAYLFEGETQ; via the coding sequence ATGACGCAGAACGGTACTCGAAAAAACCAGATTGAAGAAGCAATAGAAGTCGCCGCCGAAGCCCATCAAGGGCAATACCGGAAAGGCACTGACACGCCCTATATCACACACCCCTATGCCGTCGGTCTCATTTTAATGGAAGCGGGATGCCCTGAAGCCGTGATTATTGGGGGTATCCTGCACGATACCGTTGAGGATACCGATCTAACCCTGGAATTCATTCGAGAACGTTTTGGCAACGCTATTGCGGAGATTGTTGATGGTTGCTCAGAGAACAAAGCGTTGCGGTGGCGAGCCCGTAAGACGGAACGGATTGAAGCGTTACGGACTGCGAGTCCTGAAGTCTGCACTGTAACATGCGCCGACAAATTGCACAACCTCCGCACTATCATCTCAGAATACGATGTCATCGGTGATACGGTATGGGATCGGTTCCACGGCGGTGTTGAGGATCAGGCGTGGTATTACCGTAGTATTCTCGGTGCGATCGCTGAGCGAGACGCCGCTTTACAAAAAAACGGGGTCCGTGTTAAACTATCTAAACATGACAGTGGTGCGAACGCCGAATCCGATGGAAATGACACCGCACCTCAACAAGGGGCCTCCGATAGCAACGATGCTCGGGAGGCTCCGGCAGCAATAGATGCTGTAAATCCTCACCTCTTTCGCCAGTTTCAGCAGGCTGTGGCATACCTATTTGAAGGAGAAACTCAATGA